A window of Cryptomeria japonica chromosome 3, Sugi_1.0, whole genome shotgun sequence contains these coding sequences:
- the LOC131046019 gene encoding ESCRT-related protein CHMP1B, which yields MGNTERLMDQIFQLKFTSKSLQRQARKCEKEEKAEKLKVKKAIEKGNLDGARIYAENSIRKRNEQLNYMRLASRLDAVVSKLDTQAKMMTINKSMTSIVRSLDTALASNNLQKMSETMDQFESQFVNMEVQSQFIENAMAGSTSLSTPEDQVSTLMQQVADDYGLEVSVGLPQAAGHAIPAKQEKVEEDDLSRRLAELKARG from the coding sequence ATGGGGAACACTGAGAGGTTGATGGATCAGATATTTCAGCTCAAATTTACCTCCAAAAGCCTGCAAAGACAGGCCAGAAAATGTGAGAAGGAAGAAAAAGCCGAGAAACTCAAGGTTAAGAAAGCCATAGAGAAAGGAAATCTGGATGGAGCTCGTATTTATGCAGAGAACTCTATCAGAAAACGTAATGAACAGTTGAACTACATGCGGTTGGCCTCTCGTTTGGATGCTGTGGTTTCAAAGCTTGATACCCAAGCCAAAATGATGACAATCAACAAATCCATGACATCAATTGTTAGGTCATTGGATACTGCACTTGCAAGCAATAATCTTCAAAAGATGTCCGAAACAATGGATCAATTTGAATCACAGTTTGTGAACATGGAAGTACAGTCACAATTTATCGAGAATGCAATGGCTGGTAGCACTTCTCTTTCCACTCCAGAGGATCAAGTCAGCACTTTAATGCAACAGGTAGCTGATGATTATGGGCTTGAGGTGTCTGTTGGCCTACCTCAGGCAGCTGGTCATGCAATTCCTGCCAAGCAGGAGAAAGTTGAAGAGGATGATTTGAGTCGACGCCTTGCAGAGCTCAAGGCCAGGGGTTAA